One genomic window of Niveibacterium sp. SC-1 includes the following:
- the katG gene encoding catalase/peroxidase HPI — MSNEKTEGKCPFHPAPGAGTTNRDWWPNQLRLDLLNQHSGRSDPMGEAFDYAREFQSLDFAALKKDLAALMTDSQDWWPADFGHYGPLFVRMAWHAAGTYRIGDGRGGAGRGQQRFAPLNSWPDNVSLDKARRLLWPIKQKYGRKISWADLLILTGNVALETMGFKTFGFGGGRADTWEPDQDVYWGRETKWLQGDVRYAKGSPGVDDKHSTLVTDDDSEVKHSRDLENPLAAVQMGLIYVNPEGPDGNPDPVAAARDIRDTFARMAMDDEETVALIAGGHTFGKTHGAGPADNVGVDPEAADLDAQGLGWHNKYGSGKGADTITSGLEVTWTTTPTRWSNNFFWNLFGYEWELSKSPAGAHQWVAKGAGATIPHAHDPSKKLVPTMLTTDLSLRFDPAYEKIARRFMENPDQFADAFGRAWFKLTHRDMGPKHRYLGPEVPAEDLIWQDPLPAADHPLVGPEDIAALKQKILASGLTVSQLVSTAWASASSFRGSDKRGGANGARIRLAPQKDWAANQPAQLANVLQKLEGIRTEFTAQGKKISLADLIVLGGVAAVEKAAQDAGVSIAVPFFAGRVDAQQAQTDVDSFAPLEPVADGFRNYLQGRYTIPAEHLLIDKAQLLTLSAPEMTVLIGGLRVLGANHEGSKHGVFTTRPGALSNDFFANLLDMGTEWKPSSDAKEVFEGRDRKTGAVKWTGTRVDLVFGSNSVLRALAEVYGSADGQQKFVEDFVKAWTKVMNLDRFDLA; from the coding sequence ATGAGCAACGAAAAGACCGAAGGAAAGTGTCCGTTCCACCCGGCACCGGGTGCCGGCACCACGAATCGCGACTGGTGGCCGAACCAGTTGAGGCTGGATCTGCTGAACCAGCATTCGGGCAGGTCAGACCCCATGGGCGAAGCCTTCGACTACGCCAGGGAGTTCCAGAGCCTGGACTTCGCCGCGTTGAAGAAGGACCTCGCGGCGTTGATGACGGACTCGCAGGATTGGTGGCCCGCGGACTTCGGCCACTACGGTCCGCTCTTTGTCCGCATGGCGTGGCACGCCGCGGGCACCTACCGCATCGGCGATGGCCGCGGTGGTGCCGGTCGAGGGCAGCAGCGCTTCGCGCCGCTCAACAGCTGGCCGGACAACGTGAGCCTGGACAAGGCGCGCCGCCTGCTGTGGCCGATCAAGCAGAAGTACGGCCGCAAGATCTCCTGGGCGGATCTGTTGATCCTCACCGGGAACGTCGCGCTGGAGACCATGGGCTTCAAGACCTTCGGTTTCGGCGGTGGGCGTGCGGACACCTGGGAGCCGGACCAGGACGTGTACTGGGGCCGCGAGACCAAGTGGCTGCAGGGCGACGTCCGTTACGCCAAGGGCTCGCCTGGCGTCGATGACAAGCACAGCACGCTGGTCACCGACGACGACAGCGAGGTCAAGCACTCGCGCGACCTGGAGAACCCGCTCGCCGCCGTGCAGATGGGTCTTATCTATGTGAATCCGGAAGGTCCGGACGGCAACCCCGACCCCGTGGCCGCCGCCAGGGACATCCGTGACACCTTCGCCCGCATGGCGATGGACGATGAGGAAACCGTGGCGCTGATCGCGGGCGGCCACACCTTCGGCAAAACGCACGGTGCCGGCCCGGCCGACAACGTGGGCGTGGATCCCGAAGCGGCCGACCTGGATGCCCAGGGCCTGGGCTGGCATAACAAGTACGGCAGCGGCAAGGGCGCGGATACGATCACCAGCGGTCTGGAAGTCACCTGGACCACCACGCCGACGCGCTGGAGCAACAACTTCTTCTGGAACCTCTTCGGCTACGAATGGGAACTGAGCAAGAGCCCCGCAGGCGCACACCAATGGGTGGCCAAGGGCGCAGGCGCGACGATTCCGCATGCGCACGATCCGTCGAAGAAGCTCGTGCCTACGATGCTGACTACCGACCTGTCGCTGCGTTTCGATCCGGCTTACGAAAAGATCGCGCGCCGCTTCATGGAGAACCCGGATCAGTTCGCCGATGCCTTCGGCCGCGCCTGGTTCAAGCTCACCCACCGCGACATGGGGCCGAAGCACCGCTATCTCGGCCCGGAAGTCCCGGCCGAAGACCTGATCTGGCAGGACCCGTTGCCCGCAGCGGACCATCCGCTGGTCGGGCCCGAGGACATCGCCGCGCTCAAGCAGAAGATCCTGGCTTCCGGTCTCACCGTGTCGCAACTTGTATCCACCGCCTGGGCCTCCGCGTCCAGCTTCCGGGGTTCGGACAAGCGCGGCGGCGCCAATGGCGCGCGTATCCGGCTGGCCCCGCAGAAGGACTGGGCGGCGAACCAGCCGGCCCAGCTCGCGAACGTGCTGCAGAAGCTCGAAGGCATCCGCACCGAGTTCACCGCGCAGGGCAAGAAGATCTCGCTGGCCGATCTGATCGTGCTTGGCGGCGTTGCCGCGGTCGAGAAAGCCGCCCAGGACGCTGGCGTCAGCATCGCCGTTCCCTTCTTCGCCGGCCGCGTGGATGCGCAACAGGCGCAGACGGATGTCGACTCCTTCGCGCCGCTGGAACCGGTCGCCGACGGCTTCCGCAACTACCTCCAGGGCCGCTACACGATCCCTGCGGAACACCTGCTGATCGACAAGGCGCAACTACTGACCCTTAGCGCGCCGGAGATGACGGTGCTCATCGGCGGCCTGCGGGTGCTCGGTGCCAACCATGAGGGGAGCAAGCACGGCGTCTTCACTACACGGCCTGGTGCGCTGAGCAACGATTTCTTCGCCAACCTGCTCGACATGGGGACGGAATGGAAGCCCAGCTCGGACGCGAAGGAGGTATTCGAAGGTCGCGACCGCAAGACGGGCGCCGTGAAGTGGACCGGTACGCGGGTGGATCTCGTGTTCGGGTCAAACTCCGTGCTGCGTGCGCTCGCCGAGGTCTATGGCAGTGCTGACGGGCAGCAGAAGTTTGTCGAGGACTTCGTGAAGGCCTGGACCAAGGTCATGAACCTGGACCGCTTCGACCTGGCCTGA
- a CDS encoding alkyl sulfatase dimerization domain-containing protein, whose amino-acid sequence MANILLLNRMVVAGLIGGTLLPVQAADDVRKDATQATRTANDALLKQLPFSDTTDFSDAHKGFIEGLPKDPIKGASGNAIWNPQQYGFIKEGQPAPATVNPSLWRQSQLINLSGLFQVTDGIYQVRNLDLSNMTIIEGKEGVTVVDPLVSSETAKIGMDLYYKNRGKKPVIAVIYTHSHVDHYGGVRGVIDEADVKAGKVKIYAPEGFLEAAVAENVMAGNAMSRRASYMYGNLLPPDAKGQVGAGLGTTTSAGTVTLLAPTDIITKTGQKEVIDGLTYEFLMAPGSEAPSEMLWYIEEKKAMEASEDATHTLHNTYSLRGAKIREPLPWSKYLNQALTMWGDKVEVMFAQHHWPTWGNDQVGKLLRSQRNLYRYINDETLRLLNQGYTRDEIAEMFKLPDGLANTWANRGYYGSVSHDVKATYVLYLGWFDGNPATLHELTPVDAAKKYVEFMGGANAVLSKAKASYAKGEYRWVAQVVKHVVFADPNNKAARNLEADALEQLGYQAESGPWRNFYLTGAKELRGGVAKLPTPNTASPDTVRAMSPELFFDFLAVRLNGPKSAKAKSVFNVDLGDGGGKYKLELENGVLNHTANAVASNADASITLSRDSLNKLILKETTLKQAEASGEVKVDGNSAKLDEFLSYLDNFEFWFNIVTP is encoded by the coding sequence ATGGCAAACATCCTCCTCCTGAATCGCATGGTGGTGGCCGGTCTGATCGGTGGCACCCTGCTTCCCGTGCAGGCGGCGGACGATGTCCGCAAGGACGCGACGCAGGCGACGCGGACGGCGAACGATGCGCTGCTCAAACAACTTCCCTTCTCGGACACCACGGACTTCTCCGACGCGCACAAGGGCTTCATCGAAGGCTTGCCCAAGGACCCAATCAAGGGCGCCTCCGGCAACGCGATCTGGAATCCGCAACAGTACGGCTTCATCAAGGAAGGCCAGCCGGCGCCTGCGACGGTCAATCCCAGCCTCTGGCGGCAATCGCAACTGATCAACCTCAGCGGCCTCTTCCAGGTCACCGATGGCATCTACCAGGTGCGTAACCTCGATCTGTCGAACATGACGATCATCGAGGGCAAGGAAGGCGTCACGGTGGTGGACCCGCTGGTCTCGTCGGAGACGGCCAAGATCGGCATGGATCTGTACTACAAGAACCGCGGCAAGAAGCCGGTGATCGCGGTGATCTATACGCACAGCCACGTCGATCACTACGGTGGTGTGCGCGGCGTGATCGACGAGGCCGACGTCAAGGCCGGCAAGGTCAAGATCTACGCACCGGAGGGCTTCCTCGAAGCGGCGGTGGCCGAGAACGTGATGGCGGGCAACGCCATGAGCCGGCGCGCCAGCTACATGTACGGCAACCTGCTGCCGCCGGATGCCAAGGGCCAGGTGGGTGCGGGGCTGGGCACGACCACCTCGGCCGGCACCGTGACCCTGCTGGCACCGACCGACATCATCACCAAGACAGGCCAGAAGGAAGTCATCGACGGCCTGACCTACGAGTTCCTCATGGCGCCGGGTTCGGAAGCGCCTTCCGAGATGCTGTGGTACATCGAGGAAAAGAAGGCGATGGAGGCCTCGGAAGACGCGACCCACACCCTGCACAACACCTATTCGCTGCGCGGCGCGAAGATCCGCGAGCCGCTGCCCTGGTCCAAGTACCTGAACCAGGCACTGACGATGTGGGGCGACAAGGTCGAGGTCATGTTCGCCCAGCACCACTGGCCCACCTGGGGCAACGACCAGGTCGGCAAGCTCCTCCGCTCGCAGCGCAATCTCTATCGCTACATCAACGACGAGACCCTGCGCCTGCTCAACCAGGGCTACACCCGCGACGAGATCGCCGAGATGTTCAAGCTGCCGGACGGGCTGGCGAATACCTGGGCCAACCGCGGCTACTACGGCTCGGTCAGCCACGATGTGAAGGCCACCTACGTGCTCTACCTCGGCTGGTTCGACGGCAACCCGGCCACGCTGCATGAACTCACGCCGGTCGATGCCGCGAAGAAGTATGTCGAGTTCATGGGCGGCGCCAACGCAGTACTGAGCAAGGCCAAGGCCTCCTACGCCAAGGGCGAATACCGCTGGGTCGCCCAGGTCGTGAAGCATGTGGTGTTTGCCGACCCGAACAACAAGGCCGCCCGCAACCTCGAAGCCGACGCGCTGGAGCAACTGGGCTACCAGGCCGAGTCGGGCCCCTGGCGCAACTTCTACCTCACCGGTGCCAAGGAACTGCGTGGCGGCGTGGCCAAACTGCCCACGCCGAATACGGCGAGCCCTGACACCGTGCGCGCGATGTCGCCGGAGCTCTTCTTCGACTTCCTGGCCGTGCGGCTCAACGGACCCAAGTCTGCGAAAGCCAAATCCGTCTTCAACGTCGACCTCGGTGATGGCGGCGGCAAGTACAAGCTCGAACTCGAGAACGGCGTCCTCAACCACACCGCCAATGCGGTCGCCAGCAACGCGGACGCCAGCATCACGCTCTCGCGCGACAGCCTCAACAAACTCATCCTCAAGGAGACCACGCTCAAACAGGCCGAGGCTTCCGGCGAGGTCAAGGTCGATGGCAATTCGGCCAAGCTCGACGAGTTCCTGAGCTACCTCGACAACTTCGAGTTCTGGTTCAACATCGTCACGCCCTGA
- a CDS encoding TolC family protein — protein sequence MMFDVARPPSLATEPAHPLRLGQRLFALGGILLLGACSLTHSKPLTQEENQQRLAADQIAMYDSQEPVSGPISFYEAAARALKYNLDYRLKLMEKALAANLWDVSTHEMLPRIVGTAGYRSRSNDSGGTSIGIEDRQVSLRPSTSEERYRQIDSLGTSWTLLDFGVAYFRTQQKSDQIYMAEERRRRVAQNVLQDVRNAYWRALGAQRLKADVDQLLVRTQKALDAAQEAEERGLLPRQEVLSYQRALLDAISLLTVRRQDLEFAQAELRALMSLPANAPMILIDGPEPALPKLVSNMNVLEQLSLTQRPEIMEEWYRKRVNQADIEIAKSQLWPNMGLDWSLQYDSNQYLYNNTWTQFGAFMSVNLLKLLQYPALDRSQESQGKTDDTRRIALSMAILTQVRLGVLRYRLACDELAFVDRSLKVDQKLLGYAQAARKTTIGSELEVIRAEGRYLLSRYQREAAYSDAQAAWGRLYNSVGLDVLPETLAKDDIATLAAAIEKTLAEQEQRGIETGITTGEPAIAMH from the coding sequence ATGATGTTTGATGTCGCCCGACCGCCCTCCCTCGCCACCGAGCCCGCGCATCCGCTGCGGCTGGGCCAGAGGCTGTTCGCCCTGGGAGGCATCCTGCTGCTTGGCGCCTGTTCGCTCACGCATAGCAAGCCGCTGACCCAGGAGGAGAACCAGCAGCGGCTGGCCGCCGACCAGATCGCGATGTACGACAGCCAGGAGCCGGTGAGCGGACCGATCTCCTTCTACGAAGCCGCCGCGCGCGCGCTCAAATACAACCTGGATTATCGGCTCAAGCTGATGGAAAAGGCGCTGGCCGCCAACCTGTGGGACGTCTCCACGCACGAGATGTTGCCGCGCATCGTCGGCACCGCGGGCTATCGCTCGCGCAGCAACGATTCGGGCGGAACCTCGATCGGCATCGAGGATCGCCAGGTCAGCCTGCGCCCCTCCACCTCGGAAGAGCGCTACCGCCAGATCGACAGCCTGGGCACCAGCTGGACCCTGCTCGACTTTGGCGTGGCCTATTTCCGTACCCAGCAGAAGTCCGACCAGATCTACATGGCCGAGGAACGCCGCCGGCGCGTTGCCCAGAACGTCCTGCAGGACGTGCGCAACGCCTATTGGCGGGCCCTGGGTGCGCAGCGCCTCAAGGCCGACGTCGACCAGTTGCTGGTGCGCACGCAAAAGGCCCTGGACGCCGCACAGGAGGCCGAAGAGCGAGGTCTGCTCCCGCGCCAGGAGGTGCTGTCCTACCAGCGCGCACTGCTCGACGCGATCTCGCTTCTCACCGTACGCCGCCAGGACCTGGAGTTTGCCCAGGCGGAACTGCGGGCGCTCATGTCCTTGCCGGCGAATGCGCCCATGATCCTGATCGACGGGCCGGAACCCGCGCTGCCCAAGCTCGTCTCCAACATGAACGTGCTGGAACAGCTCTCGCTGACCCAGCGGCCGGAGATCATGGAGGAGTGGTACCGCAAGCGGGTGAACCAGGCCGACATCGAGATCGCGAAGTCCCAGCTCTGGCCGAACATGGGGCTGGACTGGAGCCTGCAGTACGACTCCAACCAGTACCTCTACAACAACACCTGGACGCAGTTCGGCGCCTTCATGTCGGTGAACCTGCTCAAGCTCCTGCAGTACCCCGCCCTGGACCGCAGCCAGGAATCTCAGGGCAAGACCGACGACACCCGGCGGATCGCGCTGTCCATGGCCATCCTCACGCAGGTGCGGCTCGGGGTGCTGCGCTATCGCCTCGCCTGCGACGAGCTGGCCTTCGTCGACCGCAGCCTCAAGGTCGACCAGAAGCTGCTCGGCTACGCCCAGGCCGCGCGCAAGACCACGATCGGCTCCGAACTGGAAGTGATCCGTGCCGAAGGCCGCTACCTCCTGTCGCGCTACCAGCGCGAGGCGGCCTATTCGGACGCACAGGCTGCCTGGGGCCGGCTCTACAACTCGGTCGGCCTCGACGTGCTGCCCGAGACCCTGGCCAAGGACGATATCGCCACCCTCGCCGCGGCGATCGAAAAGACCTTGGCCGAACAGGAACAACGCGGCATCGAGACTGGCATCACCACTGGAGAACCCGCGATTGCGATGCACTAG
- a CDS encoding HlyD family efflux transporter periplasmic adaptor subunit: MNDRLTHPQLLMSLVALRDRALEADSLQALTFSIANDLYPLLPYHHALVLAQRGNRVVLQNISGLARPTEDSPYLVWLSRLGPWLKQVLPDAQPRWLPRDELNLPPEIADGWQTWWPTGVWAIPLHDADGRRLGVALFLLDAAPAQGLDALLAGLWHTWAYCWTSLARRSRPLRLPRPRVLLMGAALLLALLLVPVRQTVLAPAELVSRQTQVISAPIDGVIAQFAVKPNQRVTAGTPLFSFDETSLRSRIEVLARQVAVADAELQTASQRAFDNPQSKNELAMLTSVAQQRRAELAAIQAQLERSRVLAPKDGVAVFVDPDEWIGRPVVTGERILQLADPEQPAMQIHLAVADAINLEPGGEVVLYLSTFPLTPLHGRILQTSYQAKPGDDNVMAYRLMASVEGRPEHARLGLHGTAKLYGARVSLGYYLLRRPLAAVRAWTGF; this comes from the coding sequence ATGAACGACCGCCTGACCCATCCGCAACTGCTCATGAGCCTGGTCGCCCTGCGCGACCGGGCGCTGGAGGCGGACAGCCTGCAGGCGCTCACGTTCAGCATTGCAAACGACCTCTATCCCCTGCTGCCCTACCACCACGCACTGGTACTCGCGCAGCGCGGCAACCGGGTCGTGTTGCAGAACATCTCCGGCCTCGCCCGCCCCACCGAGGACAGCCCCTATCTTGTCTGGCTGTCGCGTCTCGGCCCCTGGCTCAAGCAGGTCCTGCCCGATGCGCAGCCCCGCTGGCTCCCGCGTGACGAACTGAATCTTCCGCCCGAGATTGCCGACGGCTGGCAGACCTGGTGGCCGACCGGCGTGTGGGCGATTCCGCTGCACGACGCGGACGGGCGTCGCCTGGGCGTCGCGCTCTTCCTGCTCGATGCTGCACCTGCCCAGGGTCTGGACGCCCTGCTGGCCGGCCTCTGGCATACCTGGGCCTACTGCTGGACTTCGCTCGCACGACGCAGCCGGCCGTTGCGCCTGCCGCGACCGCGCGTGTTGCTCATGGGAGCCGCGTTGCTGCTCGCGCTCCTGCTGGTGCCGGTGCGACAGACCGTGCTGGCGCCGGCCGAACTCGTCTCGCGCCAGACCCAGGTCATCAGCGCACCGATCGATGGCGTCATCGCGCAGTTCGCGGTCAAGCCCAACCAACGCGTCACTGCGGGTACGCCGCTGTTCTCCTTCGACGAGACCTCCCTGCGCAGCCGCATCGAAGTCCTCGCCCGCCAGGTCGCGGTGGCCGATGCAGAGCTGCAGACGGCGAGCCAGCGTGCTTTCGACAATCCGCAGAGCAAGAACGAGCTGGCGATGCTCACCAGCGTCGCGCAGCAGCGGCGTGCCGAGCTTGCGGCCATACAGGCGCAGCTCGAACGCAGCCGGGTGCTCGCCCCCAAGGACGGTGTTGCCGTCTTCGTGGATCCGGACGAATGGATCGGACGCCCGGTGGTCACCGGCGAGCGCATCCTTCAGCTCGCCGACCCCGAACAGCCCGCGATGCAGATCCACTTGGCCGTGGCGGACGCCATCAACCTGGAGCCGGGGGGCGAAGTCGTGCTCTACCTCAGCACCTTCCCGCTCACGCCGCTGCATGGGCGCATCCTGCAGACCAGCTATCAGGCCAAGCCCGGCGACGACAACGTCATGGCCTATCGCCTGATGGCCAGCGTGGAAGGTCGTCCCGAGCATGCCCGCTTGGGCCTGCACGGCACCGCGAAGCTCTATGGCGCCCGCGTGAGCCTGGGCTACTACCTGCTCCGTCGACCGCTCGCCGCCGTGCGGGCCTGGACCGGATTCTGA
- a CDS encoding HlyD family efflux transporter periplasmic adaptor subunit, whose amino-acid sequence MDTAALPPLREDLRLSEGAAGANGEPVWMIQDVVLNRFYRIGWLEFEFLARWARPAQDICEEIARDTPLRPEPAQLADFVRFLSQHQLLRASQETLARLRAGKEGPGWLNWRWWLHHYLFFRIPLVRPQAHLQSLAQALRFVFTPWFAAAIAAASLLGIVLVAKEWDTFTSAVVESFSVDGLLSFAAAIAIAKTLHELAHALVATRYGLRVAHMGVAFVVMWPMLYTDTGETWKLRSARQRLAVASAGILCELSIAGLSTLGWALAEPGPLRNGLLYLATTSWVLSLALNASPFMRFDGYFILSDLLDFPNLHERAGAMAKAFLHRTLLGLPEDWPEPLPAAQRRLLIGFAFTTWLYRLVLFLGIAVTVYLFFFKLLGIFLFMVEISWFIALPVLRELRYWWAHRQGVPTRRRLYAAALGILLLLLLAIPWRTQVHAVGVARSEHQLKVFAPFAARLQQVQADGEVKAGSILVTLDQPDLVLREAGSEAGRKGYAATLAGLLANATGLEVEAATRERLEVQREETRATRLEIARLKLIAPFDGVWRDVDPAWQAGQWIANRESIGVLLDPSRWQIDAYVPQRDLERLQVGSRARFYADGDAHPQEGTIVEIGRTRVKQLPHPMLASRYKGPLTSSPDGRELPPGSPVFHVLVQLDQPPADLRETRGQLQIEGQRHSIVAQLATDLGAALLRESGF is encoded by the coding sequence GTGGACACCGCCGCCCTGCCCCCCTTGCGGGAAGACCTGCGGCTCTCGGAAGGCGCGGCGGGTGCCAACGGCGAACCGGTCTGGATGATCCAGGACGTGGTGCTCAACCGCTTCTACCGCATCGGTTGGCTGGAGTTCGAGTTCCTTGCCCGCTGGGCGCGTCCCGCGCAGGACATCTGCGAAGAAATCGCCCGCGACACGCCCTTGCGACCCGAGCCGGCCCAGCTGGCGGATTTCGTCCGCTTCCTCAGCCAGCATCAGTTGTTGCGCGCTTCGCAGGAAACTCTCGCCCGTCTGCGCGCGGGCAAGGAGGGCCCGGGCTGGCTGAACTGGCGCTGGTGGCTGCACCACTACCTCTTCTTCCGGATCCCGCTGGTCCGTCCGCAGGCGCATCTGCAGTCGCTCGCGCAGGCGCTGCGTTTCGTCTTCACGCCCTGGTTCGCGGCTGCGATCGCCGCGGCCAGCCTGCTTGGCATCGTGCTCGTCGCGAAGGAGTGGGACACCTTCACCAGCGCCGTGGTCGAGTCTTTCTCGGTGGACGGCTTGCTCAGCTTCGCCGCCGCCATCGCGATCGCCAAGACCCTGCATGAACTCGCCCATGCGCTGGTCGCCACGCGCTACGGGCTGCGTGTGGCCCACATGGGCGTGGCCTTCGTGGTGATGTGGCCAATGCTCTACACCGACACCGGCGAGACCTGGAAGCTGCGCAGTGCCCGCCAGCGCCTGGCGGTGGCCTCGGCCGGCATCCTCTGCGAACTCTCGATCGCCGGGCTGTCGACCCTGGGCTGGGCCCTGGCCGAACCGGGCCCCCTGCGCAACGGGCTGCTCTACCTCGCCACCACGAGCTGGGTGCTGTCGCTCGCCCTGAACGCCAGCCCCTTCATGCGCTTCGACGGGTACTTCATCCTCTCGGACCTGCTCGATTTCCCCAACCTGCATGAACGCGCCGGCGCAATGGCGAAGGCCTTCCTGCACCGCACGCTGCTGGGCCTGCCGGAAGACTGGCCGGAGCCTCTGCCGGCTGCACAACGCCGCCTCCTGATCGGCTTCGCCTTCACCACCTGGCTCTACCGGCTGGTGCTCTTCCTCGGCATCGCGGTGACGGTGTATCTCTTCTTCTTCAAGCTGCTCGGCATCTTCCTCTTCATGGTGGAGATCAGCTGGTTCATCGCCCTGCCCGTCCTGCGGGAGCTGCGCTACTGGTGGGCGCATCGGCAGGGCGTGCCGACGCGACGACGCCTCTACGCCGCCGCGCTCGGCATTCTCCTGCTCCTCTTGCTTGCCATTCCCTGGCGCACCCAGGTACATGCGGTGGGCGTCGCGCGCTCCGAGCATCAGCTCAAGGTCTTCGCGCCTTTCGCGGCCCGCCTTCAGCAAGTTCAGGCCGACGGCGAGGTGAAGGCCGGCAGCATCCTGGTCACGCTGGATCAGCCCGATCTCGTCTTGCGCGAAGCCGGCAGCGAGGCCGGTCGCAAGGGATACGCCGCCACCCTCGCCGGGCTGCTGGCAAACGCCACCGGGCTGGAGGTGGAAGCCGCCACCCGCGAGCGCCTGGAAGTGCAACGCGAGGAAACCCGCGCGACCCGCCTGGAGATCGCGAGGCTCAAACTCATCGCGCCCTTCGACGGCGTGTGGCGCGACGTGGATCCGGCCTGGCAGGCCGGCCAATGGATCGCCAACCGCGAATCCATCGGCGTGCTGCTCGATCCTTCGCGCTGGCAGATCGATGCCTATGTGCCCCAGCGCGATCTCGAACGCCTGCAGGTCGGCAGCCGTGCGCGCTTCTATGCCGACGGCGACGCGCATCCGCAGGAAGGCACCATCGTCGAGATCGGCCGCACGCGGGTGAAGCAGCTGCCCCATCCGATGCTCGCCTCGCGCTACAAGGGTCCGCTCACCAGCAGCCCCGACGGCCGTGAACTGCCGCCCGGCTCTCCGGTATTCCATGTGCTGGTGCAGCTCGACCAGCCACCAGCCGACCTGCGGGAGACCCGAGGCCAACTTCAGATCGAGGGCCAGCGCCACAGCATCGTCGCCCAGCTTGCAACCGACCTGGGTGCTGCCTTGCTGCGCGAAAGCGGGTTCTAG
- a CDS encoding efflux RND transporter periplasmic adaptor subunit, with translation MRCTSSRLQRIALILALAPSALCAAAAGTTPATQLAEPDAIRVLLAPELETTLSAQMNGTLSNVDIRLGQSVGKGATLARMNCGEVQARAKVAGAELNMAKQNLEAKRSLRQLDAAGDIEVLAATTEVEKAEGTLALAKTQLGYCQIIAPFGGRVAKVYVKPYQTLSAGAPMFDLVSSGPLKVRLNVPSTQLRYLKLGQSFDITILETGKTYPARVSTINARVDAVAQTVELEGRLVAEHPELVAGMSGIAHLPKPQ, from the coding sequence TTGCGATGCACTAGTTCCCGACTGCAGAGGATCGCGCTGATCCTCGCCCTTGCCCCTTCGGCGCTATGCGCCGCCGCCGCGGGGACGACGCCCGCCACCCAGCTCGCCGAACCCGACGCCATCCGCGTATTGCTGGCGCCTGAACTCGAGACCACCTTGTCGGCGCAGATGAACGGCACGCTGAGCAACGTCGACATCCGGCTGGGCCAGAGCGTGGGCAAGGGGGCCACGCTCGCGCGCATGAACTGTGGCGAAGTCCAGGCGCGCGCCAAGGTCGCAGGCGCCGAACTCAACATGGCCAAGCAGAACCTGGAAGCCAAGCGCAGTCTTCGCCAGCTCGACGCCGCGGGCGACATCGAGGTGCTCGCCGCGACCACCGAGGTCGAGAAGGCCGAGGGCACGCTTGCGCTCGCGAAGACGCAGCTCGGGTACTGCCAGATCATCGCGCCCTTCGGCGGGCGCGTGGCCAAGGTCTACGTGAAGCCCTACCAGACCCTGTCCGCCGGCGCGCCGATGTTCGATCTCGTGAGCAGCGGGCCGCTCAAGGTGCGTCTCAACGTGCCCTCCACCCAGCTGCGCTACCTCAAGCTGGGCCAGTCCTTCGACATCACCATCCTCGAGACCGGTAAGACCTACCCGGCGCGCGTGAGCACCATCAATGCGCGGGTCGATGCGGTGGCGCAGACGGTGGAGCTGGAAGGCCGTCTCGTGGCGGAGCATCCGGAGCTGGTGGCGGGCATGAGCGGCATCGCGCATCTGCCCAAGCCGCAGTGA